TTTCAGTTACTATTTTTGATCCCTATTCTTTAGGATCTGTCAGCACAAGGCACAATGTTGCTGAAGATGTAGATTTCTGCGTAATTCCTAAATCTGTAACTTGGTGTAATTCCTTCAACCCCTTTACAAATCTTCAAATGGCTTAACAATTCCCATTATCCAGTGTTCCCATACAAAAGCTGTCTCTCCTTGCATTAACACAGTATAACAATAAAAGTTGGCTATGGGAagctttaaaaatataaagacaTTGACCTCCAGTGCTATAGCAGTCATGGGAAAATTGGGTTTTTGTGCAGACAGATTGGAAGATATCTGTGGTTCATTATGTTTCTATTCTTTTCCTCCTCCTGACCCCAAAAAAAAACAGCTCAGTATAGAGAAAGTCAGAGCTATGGTGGAACAAGTAGAGATGAAAGCTCAAGTGATTCGATCAGAAGTCAAAGCAGTTACTTCACGGCATAAGAAGGCTCTCGAGGAACGTGAGTGTGACCTGTTGAGAAAGGTGAGTTACTTCGAGAAGCATTGAAAAGGTCTGGCACAAGAAGAGGCAACTTAGTCCATCACGTTTGAGCTGTGATAATAAACTAACTATACATTCTTTACCCCtttctagcacttggtccattgcCTTGCAGGCTACAGAGCTTTCAGGTGAAGAACCAGGTTCCTCTTGAATGagctgagggtttctgcctcaaccTCAAGACTAAGCAGTGAATGTCAGACACTCTCTTTACAGCTTGCTGTGAGAAGTTTAATGAAAAACGTGATGCATCTCTGTTTGTGTCCAATGCTCAGTGTTCACGTGGAAACCAAATTTTCTTTTTGCcgcttcatccccaccccatcctGTCCTGATTTGTGCTGCAATGCACTTTTATGTCATGCTTTGTCTGTTGGTTTAGTTGTTACTTTGGGgctgtttttgtttaattcattcttAGGGCGTGGGCAATACTGGCTAGGTCAGCcttcattgctcatccctagttgctttGGAGAAAGTAgtagtgagctgctgccttgcagcattACAGTCCTTGGAGTGTAAGGATACCTcccagtgctgttaggaaaggagttccaagagtttgacacagtgagtgtgaagggacaACAGTATCTTGCACAATGGGGCTAGGTGTTGTACTACATCTGAACTGATTTTGAAACCCAGACTGACTCTAGTCTGTCGTTAGCCTGAACAATGGCTGGCAGCGTCAAATACAATGTGCACGTTATCTTTGAGTTCCTGCACTGGCAATGGGTTGTGGGAAAAGAAGTAGTGGTCTCCCTCAAATGACATCAGAGAATTGTCTTGAATTGCTTTGACTCTCCTGTAGTCATGAAGAGCATGGAATCAGATGAATGACCACTTAAATCTGTTCTTGATTGTATTGATGTTGATGCTATACTGGGAAGCTTTTCTCTCGTAAACAAATCTTGGAATCTAACACCTGCTCAAGATGCAGATTTAAATGGGATGGAATCTTAATGTAGAAGGTAATTTTGTTTGTTACACTTGTGACAACTGTCCAAATTAGTTTGAGCGAGTTTCCCTTAGCATtttatcccatgcctctgtatctaactctgtgtgAACGCATTTTAGTTTCTTTGTGAAAGCTTCCAAGGAATCTGATATAACCACCCTTCTACTCCAGGTTCTAACCTTTTGAAGAAAAGTTTGTTCTTTTTCAAAATTTGTAAAAATTGTCATTTGGTTTTCAACCTAATTTGCATGGGGAAATTTCTTGGGCTTGTTTTTGATTGTCAAAATGCTtctaattttgaacatctctgggTCCTAAACTAATTACAGCtttttcaatctctctttgtaattATTCCGGTAAACATCATCTCTGCCTTCTCCAGCGCCTGAACATTCCAGCTGAAGTCAAACCTGAGATTTCTAAATATAGCATCACTGCATTTTTAAATGCATTGTTCCTATTTACAAAATGGAGGTTTCTCATTTGGCTTGTTAGCCAGCTGCTTGTTCTGCCATCTTGAAAGCTTTCCAAATAAGAtcctgttttttttgttaagTACCCCagtcattaaaacaaaaacaacaaatgatCCTCAAATGGGGAGGAAGGATAGGAGTAAGGATTTGAATCAGGCCGACCACTCCAGCCTCCCTTATTCAGAGAACTCTTAGTTTAGACGTGATCTGCTTTTAAAGGTTCCTAAAACCCATGTTTCTTTGAATATAACTTCATTCTTGGCCATTAATGTTAaactaattggcctatagttagATAGTAgaaatttacagcatggaagaTGGCCAGAAGTCAGCCAACTCCTGGCAGGAAGAGGAGCACCTGAGTATTTCAATGGAGAGAGATTGTAGATGGGGCAGCACAGAAGTATTTGGCAGTTCTCAAGCATAAATTGCAAAAGGTTAAGATGACAAATTGAATGTTGGCCCTCTTGTAAAgagaatgaagtataaaaatggGAAGTTTTGCTAAACTATACAAGGCGCTAGTCAGACCGCACtctgaatactgtgtacagttttggcctcATTATCTAAGTAAAGAATGTATTTGCATGGAGGCATTATGGCAAAGGTTCACTAGATGGAGGGTGGAAGAATCACAGCAGGAGATTGCATCCATTGCATTTGCAAGGATTAAATTGAATGGCAATTTGAGTGATGTATTGGAGGTTCTTGGAATTGTAGTAGAGGAAGATGATATTCTTTGGGAGAACAGCAgaaaacacttttaaaaatggGGTTCACAAATCTAGATTAATAGTTTTTGAAACTGCATTTCATTTATTAAATCAACAGTTCAGATAGAGAAAAGGAGGGGGAGGAGAAAGTGTAATAGCCCAGATTACGTAAGCAGTGTTATGTAATTGATCATTCTTCACAAGTGTGGCGTTAGAACATTTCACTAGTAGAACGCGAATGATCTAAGTACTGTTGGGTGGCATTTTAATATACATTAtacaaaccatttttaaaaatagtggaaTACTTGAGACCACATGAAATTGCATCCATGGAATTTGTCTTGAAACTCAAGTTTGCGAACTTGTTGAGGAAGAGATACAGGTTAGCTCAATTTTGAAGTTGACATTTGCTGGGAGGTGTTGCATTAGTATTTGCAGAAGTATTAATATTCGAAgtaatttaaaattcaattttatatAGTCTGTTTTGAAACTGGGTGTTCCAGACTGTTAAGTATTCTGACATGTCATTGCTGCACCCATTTTATGCACAGTAAGGTGTCTCTAGTGACAATAACATAAAACTGTGATTTAATGTTGAGAATTTAgaactctattttaatttagcTGTTTTACTATGGTCTGACATTTGAAACTTGGCTCTGTGTTTTCgataaaatgtattattttgtgttttgtgtGTAAAGAAATTGAGACTATTCCATAGTAAGAGTTTTGCCACAGAGGTGAAAAAACAGGATGGGTGGTCAAAGTTGCTTGTTTGTAGTTGGTGAAATCACTAAAATAATGTGCAGCACTTCAAATAAAATTTCCTTAATTTCCATGTGAACAGGTTGAAAAGATCCGGCAGATGAAGGCCAAAACCCTGCACCTTCAGGTGGAAGCACTGCGTGAGAATTTAACCAGGCTGGAAAGCACTATAGATTGTGTTCAGAAAGCCTTATTGGACGGGCGTGATGTGGATGTTCTCTTGGCAAAAGAACAAATGTTTGTCCAAATCCAAGACTTGAAGAAACTTCGGAATCTCCTACAACCTCAAGACGACGACACCCTTTCGTTCATTCCACCCGATGGTGTACTGTACAAAGCCATCAAGTCACTGGGCATAATTAGTAGCAGTGCATATGCTCCAATATCTACAGCAACTGGTGAAGGATTGAAACGGGCATTACGTGGGAAAATGAGCAGTTTCACTGTAATCACAAAGGATCACACTGGTGAAGGAAGATCGTCTGGTGGTGACTTGGTAGTGGTTGTTATCATGGGTCCTGATGGCTGTCTCTTTCGTGCTGATGTTCTTGATCATCATGACGGCACCTACACAGTTAGTTATTCCCCGCATCTGGAAGGAGAGCATGTAGTCTCAGTGACAATTCGTGGTCAGCATATTGAGAACAGCCCTTTTCGAGTAATTGTCAAAGCAGGTCGCAATTACTCTGGAATTGGGCTTCCAATCTGCTCCTTTGGAGGAGAAGGGGATGAAGATGGACAGCTTTGCCGACCATGGGGTGTCTGTGTCAACAAAGAAGGCTACATTATCATCGCTGATCGTAGCAACAACCGTGTTCAGGTGTTCACACCAAGCGGAACCTATCACCACAAGTTTGGGACAGCAGGAGCCAGGCCTGGACAGTTTGATCGTCCTGCTGGAGTTGCCTGTGATCAGAATTGTCGAATCGTAGTGGCTGATAAGGACAATCACCGCATTCAGGTGTTCACCTTTGAGGGACAGTTTATCCTTAAATTTGGGGAGAAAGGAAGCAAGAATGGCCAGTTCAACTACCCATGGGATGTTGCAGTCAATACTGATGGAAAGATCCTAGTGTCTGACACTCGTAATCATAGAGTTCAGCTTTTTGGCCCAGATGGAAATTTTGTAAGTAAATATGGCTTTGAGGGAGCATTGTGGAAGCACTTTGATTCTCCTCGTGGAGTGGCCTTTAACCATGAAGGACACCTTGTGGTTACAGATTTCAACAACCACCGGCTGCTGGTAATCCATCCTGACTTCCAGTCTGCACGTTTCCTTGGCTCTGAAGGCACCAGTAACGGTCAGTTCCTCCGACCTCAGGGTGTAGCTATTGACCAAGAAGGCCGCATCATTGTAGCTGATTCCAGGAACCATCGCATTCAGATCTTTGAACCAAATGGCAATTTCCTGTGTAAGTTCGGGACCCAAGGCAGTGGCTTTGGACAGATGGACCGTCCATCCGGAATAGCCCTGATGCCAGATGGACTGATAGTAGTCGTCGACTTTGGCAACAATCGTATCCTCTTGTTTTAATAATGCTGTGTGCTTTGATTTTCTATATTGTGGAATTGTTGCTCAGGGACAATGTCTTAATTGTTTTCCCTAGAGa
This genomic window from Chiloscyllium plagiosum isolate BGI_BamShark_2017 chromosome 17, ASM401019v2, whole genome shotgun sequence contains:
- the trim71 gene encoding E3 ubiquitin-protein ligase TRIM71, translating into MPGASAPSDNEPGLPAELLLLNNLLDVVSAAEDELDGGGGGGGGAAAGGRGRARPRSSQAGAGGGGCSSCDEGAPVTSRCLDCAEYLCDRCVRAHQRVRLTKEHAIHRFRQQPQPHYNQQPFASLPIAHERVSYCQQHENEVMRLYCDTCAVPICRECTMSRHVGHSFVYLQDAVQDSKEITLQLLADAQQGRQAIQLSIEKVRAMVEQVEMKAQVIRSEVKAVTSRHKKALEERECDLLRKVEKIRQMKAKTLHLQVEALRENLTRLESTIDCVQKALLDGRDVDVLLAKEQMFVQIQDLKKLRNLLQPQDDDTLSFIPPDGVLYKAIKSLGIISSSAYAPISTATGEGLKRALRGKMSSFTVITKDHTGEGRSSGGDLVVVVIMGPDGCLFRADVLDHHDGTYTVSYSPHLEGEHVVSVTIRGQHIENSPFRVIVKAGRNYSGIGLPICSFGGEGDEDGQLCRPWGVCVNKEGYIIIADRSNNRVQVFTPSGTYHHKFGTAGARPGQFDRPAGVACDQNCRIVVADKDNHRIQVFTFEGQFILKFGEKGSKNGQFNYPWDVAVNTDGKILVSDTRNHRVQLFGPDGNFVSKYGFEGALWKHFDSPRGVAFNHEGHLVVTDFNNHRLLVIHPDFQSARFLGSEGTSNGQFLRPQGVAIDQEGRIIVADSRNHRIQIFEPNGNFLCKFGTQGSGFGQMDRPSGIALMPDGLIVVVDFGNNRILLF